Proteins encoded by one window of Maliibacterium massiliense:
- a CDS encoding FAD-dependent oxidoreductase yields the protein MHAIWQNNVEIQSSGPLAGDCKTDVLVIGAGLCGLLCAYFLQQHGLQVLVIDRAHAPCSGATARTTAKVTIQHNLTYHRLITSLGKARAAQYAHLNMCALEQYRALVQQQQIACDWQTLPSYVFSRDDAARMRQEVEAACSLGIDAQFTTETTLPFAVQGAVRFSDQAQFDPLRFAAHIAQGLTIHTRTCALAIKDQVVETDRGNITASHIVVATHFPFVNAPGFYFMRMHQQRSYVLALENAPQLDGMYIDADPDGYSFRNARGLLLFGGAGHRTGKNPSGGHYEALREAARALYPDSSEAAAWSNQDCMTLDGVPYIGYYSRSKAPVYVATGFNKWGMTSSMAAALLLSDVVTGRENPDAVAFSPQRLTISASMRRFLINGGETAIGFTKRMLDTLDTLDNQLSHVRKGEGAVLVYGDEKVGVYRDEDDELYLVRPRCPHLGCQLEWNGDDHTWDCPCHGSRFDVRGNVLDGPATQRL from the coding sequence ATGCATGCCATTTGGCAAAACAACGTGGAAATACAGAGCAGCGGTCCGCTTGCGGGGGACTGCAAGACGGACGTGCTGGTGATCGGCGCGGGGCTGTGCGGCCTTTTGTGCGCTTATTTTCTGCAGCAGCACGGCCTGCAGGTATTGGTGATTGACCGCGCGCATGCGCCGTGCAGCGGCGCCACCGCCCGCACGACAGCCAAGGTGACCATCCAACACAATTTGACCTACCACCGGCTCATCACGTCCCTGGGCAAGGCGCGCGCCGCGCAGTATGCGCACTTAAACATGTGCGCGCTGGAACAGTACCGCGCGCTGGTACAGCAGCAGCAGATTGCCTGCGATTGGCAGACGCTGCCCAGCTATGTGTTCAGCCGCGACGATGCGGCGCGCATGCGCCAGGAGGTGGAGGCGGCGTGCAGCCTGGGGATCGACGCGCAGTTTACAACAGAGACCACGCTGCCCTTTGCGGTGCAGGGCGCGGTGCGCTTCAGCGACCAGGCGCAGTTCGATCCGCTGCGCTTTGCCGCGCATATTGCGCAGGGACTGACCATCCACACGCGCACGTGCGCGCTGGCCATCAAGGACCAGGTGGTGGAGACGGACCGGGGCAACATCACCGCATCGCACATTGTGGTGGCCACGCATTTCCCCTTTGTCAATGCGCCCGGCTTTTACTTTATGCGGATGCACCAGCAGCGCTCCTATGTGCTGGCGCTGGAGAACGCACCGCAGCTCGATGGCATGTACATCGACGCGGACCCCGACGGCTACTCCTTCCGCAACGCGCGGGGGCTGTTGCTTTTTGGCGGCGCAGGGCACCGCACGGGCAAAAACCCGTCAGGCGGCCATTATGAGGCGCTGCGCGAGGCTGCGCGCGCGCTGTACCCGGACAGCAGCGAGGCGGCGGCGTGGTCCAACCAGGACTGCATGACGCTCGACGGCGTGCCCTACATCGGTTACTACAGCCGCAGTAAGGCGCCGGTGTACGTGGCTACCGGCTTTAACAAGTGGGGCATGACAAGCAGCATGGCCGCGGCGCTGCTTTTAAGCGATGTCGTCACGGGCAGGGAGAATCCGGATGCGGTGGCCTTTTCCCCACAGCGGCTGACGATCTCCGCATCCATGCGGCGGTTCCTCATTAACGGGGGGGAGACGGCCATCGGCTTTACCAAGCGCATGCTCGATACGCTCGATACGCTGGACAACCAGCTGTCGCATGTGCGCAAAGGGGAGGGCGCGGTGCTGGTCTACGGCGACGAGAAGGTGGGGGTGTACCGTGACGAGGACGACGAGCTGTACCTGGTGCGGCCGCGCTGCCCGCACTTGGGCTGCCAGCTGGAGTGGAACGGGGACGACCATACCTGGGACTGCCCCTGCCACGGCTCGCGCTTTGATGTGCGGGGCAACGTACTCGACGGCCCAGCGACGCAGCGGCTTTGA
- a CDS encoding PadR family transcriptional regulator, whose protein sequence is MTFQLGSTLLDACVLSVLHRGDSYGYLLTQNLRDVVRVSESTLYPVLRRLQKEGFLATYDQPFQGRNRRYYTITAQGRAQYMHYVQQWSAYKDMVDKIMLGGADDDKA, encoded by the coding sequence GTGACGTTTCAACTGGGCTCCACACTGCTGGACGCCTGCGTCCTCTCAGTGCTCCACCGGGGCGACAGCTACGGCTACCTGCTGACGCAGAACCTGCGGGACGTGGTGCGCGTATCGGAATCCACGCTCTACCCGGTGCTGCGGCGCCTGCAAAAGGAAGGCTTTCTCGCCACCTACGACCAGCCTTTTCAGGGACGCAACCGCCGTTACTACACCATTACCGCCCAGGGACGGGCGCAGTACATGCACTACGTGCAGCAGTGGTCCGCCTACAAGGACATGGTGGACAAGATCATGCTGGGAGGGGCCGACGATGACAAGGCTTGA
- a CDS encoding DUF4097 family beta strand repeat-containing protein, with protein MKTATKAALIVACSLLVAGLIICGIAYAWGGDNLGIIVSRKGITRASGQFIEKHVDTGAFHSITADMSLGTVRLEASDRYGVSYGYAPDYGTPACVVEGDQLRFTMEARNVFGINMLLHRPRENYVTIYYPQGAALGDVQLRANAGNVHIAGVTSDTLRVTADLGQVSLAQAQCGAVSLEMHAGDGKLTDVQANTLQADCNLGNMTFTRVVADSFHADADAGDIRLQDCRTGETELSCDLGNMQGDGLEMGALDASNHCGNIALAGSFNGDVSLKADLGNVKLTTRQPADAYRIDLEVSAGNCSVDGNRVGNRYQSGGAQGAHQMRIRNSCGNIAVHFNQM; from the coding sequence ATGAAAACCGCAACAAAGGCCGCGTTGATCGTGGCTTGCAGCCTGCTTGTGGCAGGCCTGATCATCTGTGGCATCGCCTACGCATGGGGAGGGGACAATTTGGGCATCATCGTCAGCCGCAAAGGCATCACGCGCGCCAGCGGCCAGTTTATCGAAAAGCACGTGGACACCGGCGCCTTCCACAGCATCACGGCGGATATGTCCCTCGGCACCGTACGCCTGGAGGCATCTGACCGCTACGGTGTCTCCTACGGCTACGCGCCCGACTACGGCACGCCCGCCTGCGTGGTGGAGGGGGACCAGCTGCGTTTCACGATGGAGGCGCGCAATGTCTTTGGCATCAACATGCTTCTGCATCGTCCCCGGGAAAACTACGTCACCATCTACTATCCTCAAGGCGCGGCGCTGGGCGACGTGCAGCTGCGCGCAAACGCGGGCAACGTGCATATTGCGGGCGTCACGTCCGATACCCTGCGCGTCACAGCGGACCTGGGCCAGGTATCGCTTGCGCAGGCGCAGTGCGGCGCGGTCTCTCTGGAGATGCACGCGGGCGACGGCAAGCTTACGGACGTACAGGCTAACACCCTCCAGGCCGATTGCAACCTGGGCAACATGACGTTTACGCGCGTTGTCGCGGACAGCTTCCACGCGGATGCAGACGCGGGCGATATCCGCCTGCAGGACTGCCGCACCGGCGAGACCGAGCTATCGTGCGACCTGGGCAACATGCAGGGCGATGGCCTGGAGATGGGCGCGCTGGACGCGAGCAACCACTGCGGCAACATTGCGCTTGCCGGCTCGTTTAACGGGGACGTGTCCCTCAAGGCGGATTTGGGCAACGTGAAGCTCACCACGCGGCAGCCGGCGGACGCATACCGCATCGATCTGGAGGTGAGCGCAGGCAATTGCTCCGTGGATGGCAACCGCGTGGGCAACCGGTACCAGTCGGGGGGCGCGCAGGGCGCGCACCAGATGCGCATCCGCAACAGCTGCGGCAACATTGCAGTGCATTTTAATCAGATGTGA